From Pseudoxanthomonas sp. CF385, a single genomic window includes:
- the coaD gene encoding pantetheine-phosphate adenylyltransferase — MTVARTRTAVYPGTFDPITNGHIDLIDRAAPLFERVIIGVAESPGKGPALPLAQRVELARDAVAKHPHVEVRGFDGLLAHFVKEVGGGVLLRGLRAVSDFEYEFQLASMNRHLIPEVETLFLTPAEQYGFISSSLVREIARLGGDVSGFVPPAVVAALKAQWQTEKGA, encoded by the coding sequence ATGACTGTGGCACGCACCCGGACGGCCGTGTATCCCGGCACGTTCGACCCGATCACCAACGGCCATATCGACCTGATCGATCGGGCCGCGCCGCTGTTCGAGCGCGTGATCATCGGCGTGGCCGAGAGCCCCGGCAAGGGTCCGGCGCTGCCGCTGGCGCAGCGCGTGGAACTGGCGCGCGACGCGGTGGCCAAGCACCCGCACGTGGAAGTGCGCGGCTTCGACGGCCTGCTGGCCCACTTCGTGAAAGAGGTGGGCGGCGGCGTGCTGTTGCGCGGCCTGCGCGCCGTGTCCGACTTCGAGTACGAATTCCAGCTGGCCAGCATGAACCGCCACCTGATTCCCGAGGTGGAAACGCTGTTCCTGACGCCGGCCGAGCAATACGGCTTCATCTCATCGTCGCTGGTGCGCGAGATCGCGCGCCTGGGCGGGGACGTGTCCGGTTTCGTGCCGCCGGCCGTGGTCGCCGCGCTCAAGGCACAATGGCAGACCGAGAAGGGCGCCTGA
- the rsmD gene encoding 16S rRNA (guanine(966)-N(2))-methyltransferase RsmD has product MSTASAPRGAGQVRIIGGRWRGTKLAVPDRPGLRPSSDRVRETVFNWLMPALPGARVLDLFAGTGALGLEALSRGAAHATLVERDPGLAVALRDVSGRLDAAATVIAQDALTWLAGQDARFDLVFLDPPFAEGLWERALAALVPRLAADAWVYVEAPAGTVPAVPPEWALHREGQTRDVRYALYRTPGAQAAGTLRPDDSPATTA; this is encoded by the coding sequence ATGTCTACCGCCAGCGCGCCGCGCGGCGCCGGCCAGGTGCGGATCATCGGTGGACGCTGGCGGGGTACGAAACTGGCCGTGCCGGATCGCCCGGGCCTGCGACCCAGCAGCGACCGCGTGCGCGAGACGGTCTTCAACTGGCTGATGCCGGCGCTGCCCGGCGCGCGCGTGCTGGACCTGTTCGCGGGTACCGGCGCGCTGGGGCTGGAAGCCCTGTCGCGGGGCGCCGCGCACGCCACGCTGGTGGAGCGCGATCCCGGCCTGGCAGTCGCGCTGCGCGACGTGTCCGGCCGCCTGGACGCCGCGGCCACGGTGATCGCGCAGGACGCGCTGACGTGGCTCGCGGGCCAGGACGCCCGCTTCGATCTGGTGTTCCTCGATCCGCCGTTCGCCGAGGGGCTGTGGGAACGCGCGCTGGCGGCGCTGGTGCCCCGTCTGGCCGCGGACGCCTGGGTCTATGTCGAAGCGCCGGCGGGCACGGTGCCGGCGGTGCCGCCGGAGTGGGCCCTGCACCGCGAGGGCCAGACCCGCGACGTGCGCTACGCCCTCTATCGCACCCCCGGGGCGCAGGCCGCTGGTACACTGCGCCCCGACGATTCGCCGGCGACGACTGCATGA